The following are encoded in a window of Roseimaritima ulvae genomic DNA:
- a CDS encoding DUF1501 domain-containing protein produces MTNWMQPSRRQFLRSTLGGVTALGVGTAIPHCFAQAAQPDDATADDRILVVVQLSGGNDGLNTLVPYADDDYRAARAKLAVPTSDVLKCDDDFGFHPAMRGLYDLLQAGQLTAIQGVGYDQPNRSHFESMDIWHTCRRKTEQRPDGWIGRLLEQPSMDTGGDVPALHLGHEQQPFAVVSQQVRVPTVKQLAEFQLRGTDRKSLRSLLTQSLPAETTDSDGLLGFLQSSTSAALTASQRVAEASSDYQSEVQYPESQLGNKLRVVAQLIDAGLKTRVYYVQLDGFDTHAEQADTHAILLRQWSEAVSALVQDLDAHDHGQRVCVMTFSEFGRRVSENASGGTDHGAAGPMFLCGGGLQAGLVGTRPDLSDLHDGDLKHHIDFRQVYRTVLESWLGVDPAPILGGDYESLPLFV; encoded by the coding sequence ATGACCAACTGGATGCAACCAAGTCGCCGTCAATTTTTGCGATCTACACTGGGCGGCGTAACAGCTCTGGGCGTGGGCACCGCCATTCCGCACTGCTTCGCTCAAGCGGCACAGCCCGACGACGCAACCGCCGACGATCGGATTTTGGTCGTGGTGCAACTGTCCGGCGGCAACGATGGGCTCAACACGTTGGTTCCTTATGCCGACGATGACTACCGCGCGGCGCGAGCGAAACTGGCGGTCCCTACCAGCGATGTATTGAAGTGCGATGATGACTTCGGTTTCCATCCCGCCATGCGAGGCCTTTACGATCTGCTGCAAGCCGGACAACTGACCGCCATCCAGGGCGTTGGTTACGACCAACCCAATCGGTCGCATTTCGAATCGATGGATATCTGGCACACCTGTCGGCGCAAGACCGAACAGCGTCCCGATGGCTGGATTGGACGCTTGCTGGAGCAGCCATCGATGGACACTGGCGGCGATGTGCCGGCCTTGCACTTGGGGCATGAACAGCAACCGTTTGCCGTGGTCTCTCAGCAGGTTCGCGTCCCCACGGTCAAACAACTGGCAGAGTTTCAGTTGCGGGGCACCGATCGAAAGTCTTTGCGGTCGCTGTTAACCCAAAGCCTGCCCGCCGAAACGACCGATAGCGATGGCTTGCTGGGGTTCTTGCAGTCGAGCACCTCGGCGGCTCTGACCGCCAGTCAACGCGTCGCCGAAGCGTCCAGTGATTATCAATCGGAAGTTCAATATCCGGAGTCGCAACTGGGCAACAAACTACGTGTGGTGGCTCAGCTGATCGATGCAGGATTGAAAACACGCGTCTACTACGTCCAACTGGACGGATTTGATACCCACGCCGAGCAAGCCGACACGCATGCCATTCTGCTGCGGCAATGGAGCGAGGCGGTGAGCGCTTTGGTGCAGGATTTGGATGCCCATGATCATGGCCAGCGCGTCTGCGTGATGACGTTCAGCGAGTTTGGACGCCGCGTTTCGGAAAACGCCAGCGGCGGCACCGACCACGGCGCGGCCGGTCCGATGTTTTTGTGCGGCGGAGGCCTGCAAGCGGGCCTGGTTGGCACGCGGCCCGATCTGTCGGACTTGCACGACGGCGACCTCAAACACCACATCGATTTCCGTCAGGTCTATCGCACGGTGCTGGAGTCCTGGCTGGGCGTCGACCCCGCACCCATCCTCGGCGGCGACTACGAATCCCTACCGCTTTTCGTATAA
- a CDS encoding FAD-dependent oxidoreductase, with protein MNIKNLINLVAFTLILALTDSAQCFAAEQPSALRTDVLIVGGTESGWAAAIQAARMGVPSITIVHDGHWLGGQYTEQALACVDENKGNGHVGWGVDWHPMKRSFHRFGLFKELMDKIEAFNLQKYGDPMPGRPYHGPSTFRPAEAQAIFREMLQPYIDSGQVRWIPNHYPVDAILSEDGNRLLGLKFQPTDTALSGTAATDNVATLAVRATQTIDASDFGEAIQVSGTEFEVGPDPHSRYDEPSAPQDLAGFPPNEMNPITWAMIVEESEDWSPIDKPQYFDDRNYPRATHLGAAELKGLPWDRPAGMGAIPHWPDAGKASPRQLSVYNVRRIVDGYTSKDGKTSILLNYMNGQDYPLERLPRRVAEALEATEPGASKKNYVLLSRRQRQLIFDDAKQHALGVLYHLQNFVHDRATDKTNSFRKFRLSDEFGTADQLPPKPYIRESLRLKAMVMMREQDGRNFDGRDKRAAREAFAKVMYPDGVFSWQFHYDFHRTGRTYLKDEGDTGPWIDYEKPGRHTRFVSDRSVFPLRSLVPVRVDGLIGAQRNIGNSSIVSAAIRLHDQGVHVGQAAGALAAVCVEQNVQPRDVPFSPSRLERVREGLCGGADGVPILLWPFRDVPADHPAFVAVNRIAAQRGFPLERRRVDFQPDAPATPQWREQTVELCRQNRDFDTPPVPPVGEMTRGEFAIAWWQQIKNSQPNVDWEAASWPPETPTQVTEQNDGIAELAAGDLAFNFTGQGSAAVEGFTNDYGLAFDPQRGFGWDADIDQNQRRRRVFAEAYRDTFLFTRTSNTWELDVDNGTWQVTVCVGDSFHEQPGQFVFIEGQPVVENVYTEAGQFFEQTSTVEVKDGKLTLRIGDGKAGSNTCLNWLKVVVRSANTTKNRGR; from the coding sequence ATGAATATTAAAAATCTAATAAACCTTGTTGCATTTACACTCATCCTCGCGCTAACCGATTCAGCTCAATGCTTTGCCGCGGAGCAACCAAGCGCATTGCGGACCGATGTGTTGATCGTAGGCGGGACCGAATCGGGTTGGGCTGCGGCCATCCAGGCGGCTCGGATGGGCGTGCCTTCCATCACGATCGTGCACGACGGCCATTGGCTGGGCGGGCAGTACACCGAACAGGCACTGGCCTGCGTCGATGAAAATAAGGGCAATGGTCATGTTGGCTGGGGTGTCGATTGGCATCCCATGAAACGCTCCTTCCATCGGTTTGGTCTGTTCAAAGAATTGATGGACAAGATCGAAGCCTTCAACTTGCAAAAGTATGGCGACCCGATGCCCGGTCGGCCCTATCACGGGCCCAGCACGTTTCGCCCCGCCGAAGCTCAAGCGATCTTCCGCGAAATGTTGCAACCTTATATCGATTCGGGCCAGGTACGCTGGATCCCCAACCACTATCCCGTCGACGCGATCCTCTCCGAAGACGGCAATCGTTTGTTGGGATTGAAGTTTCAGCCCACCGATACCGCTTTGTCCGGCACCGCGGCGACCGACAACGTTGCCACGCTAGCGGTCCGTGCCACGCAGACCATTGATGCGTCGGATTTCGGCGAAGCGATTCAGGTTTCGGGCACGGAATTCGAAGTTGGCCCCGATCCTCACTCGCGTTACGACGAACCGAGTGCGCCCCAGGACTTAGCCGGCTTTCCGCCCAACGAAATGAACCCGATCACCTGGGCCATGATCGTCGAAGAGTCCGAGGACTGGTCGCCGATCGATAAACCCCAATATTTTGACGATCGCAATTATCCTCGCGCCACGCATCTAGGGGCCGCGGAACTAAAAGGTCTGCCATGGGATCGACCGGCTGGCATGGGCGCGATTCCTCATTGGCCCGACGCCGGCAAAGCGTCTCCGCGACAATTATCTGTTTACAACGTGCGGCGAATTGTCGATGGCTACACCAGTAAGGACGGCAAGACGTCGATCCTGTTGAACTATATGAACGGCCAAGATTATCCGCTGGAGCGATTGCCGCGGCGAGTCGCCGAGGCGCTGGAGGCGACCGAGCCGGGGGCATCGAAAAAGAACTATGTGTTGCTCAGCCGCCGACAACGTCAGTTGATCTTCGACGACGCCAAGCAGCATGCGCTGGGCGTGTTGTATCACTTGCAAAATTTCGTGCACGATCGCGCGACCGATAAAACCAACAGCTTTCGCAAGTTTCGGCTCAGCGACGAATTTGGCACCGCCGATCAGCTGCCGCCCAAACCTTACATCCGCGAAAGCCTGCGGCTGAAAGCGATGGTTATGATGCGTGAGCAGGATGGTCGGAACTTTGATGGTCGCGACAAACGAGCGGCACGCGAAGCATTCGCAAAAGTGATGTACCCCGACGGCGTGTTCAGCTGGCAGTTTCACTACGACTTCCACCGCACGGGCAGAACGTACCTGAAAGACGAAGGTGACACGGGACCCTGGATCGACTACGAGAAACCGGGACGCCATACCCGTTTTGTCAGCGACCGCAGTGTGTTCCCGCTTCGCAGCCTGGTCCCGGTGCGGGTCGATGGGTTGATCGGGGCGCAGCGAAATATCGGCAATTCCAGCATCGTCAGCGCAGCGATTCGGCTGCATGATCAAGGCGTGCATGTCGGTCAGGCCGCCGGCGCGTTGGCGGCCGTTTGTGTCGAGCAAAACGTGCAGCCACGAGACGTGCCGTTTTCGCCCAGCCGATTGGAGCGGGTCCGCGAGGGGTTGTGTGGCGGCGCCGATGGGGTGCCGATTCTGTTGTGGCCGTTCCGCGATGTGCCGGCGGATCACCCGGCCTTTGTGGCCGTCAATCGGATCGCCGCTCAGAGAGGCTTTCCGCTGGAACGTCGGCGAGTCGATTTTCAACCCGACGCGCCCGCTACGCCGCAGTGGCGTGAGCAGACGGTTGAGCTGTGCCGACAAAACCGCGACTTCGATACGCCTCCGGTACCGCCGGTCGGTGAGATGACCCGCGGCGAATTTGCCATCGCTTGGTGGCAGCAGATTAAAAACAGTCAACCAAACGTCGATTGGGAGGCCGCGAGTTGGCCCCCTGAAACGCCCACGCAGGTGACGGAGCAGAACGATGGAATCGCGGAGTTAGCGGCGGGCGATTTGGCATTCAATTTTACCGGTCAAGGTTCAGCGGCCGTGGAAGGGTTCACGAACGATTATGGACTGGCGTTTGATCCGCAGCGAGGATTCGGCTGGGACGCCGACATCGATCAGAATCAGCGCCGTCGTCGAGTGTTCGCGGAAGCTTATCGCGACACGTTTTTATTCACGCGGACGAGCAACACTTGGGAATTGGATGTGGACAACGGCACTTGGCAAGTGACCGTCTGTGTCGGCGATTCCTTTCATGAGCAACCGGGACAATTTGTGTTTATCGAGGGTCAGCCCGTTGTCGAAAACGTGTATACCGAAGCGGGGCAGTTTTTCGAGCAGACGTCGACAGTGGAAGTCAAAGACGGAAAGCTAACGCTGCGCATCGGCGACGGCAAAGCCGGTTCGAACACGTGTCTGAACTGGCTGAAGGTCGTTGTTCGCTCCGCGAACACAACGAAAAACCGCGGGCGGTGA
- a CDS encoding diacylglycerol kinase — MMPHWIAKFRYAIQGVTHALRSHSSFAVHVPVAAVVILLAVWLQLEAWRWAALLICIGMVLALELINTAIEMLVHVLHPGRDPRIGRVLDLAAAAVLVAAITAAIVGLIVLLPPLWEKVQP; from the coding sequence ATGATGCCCCATTGGATCGCCAAGTTTCGCTATGCCATTCAGGGCGTTACGCATGCGCTCCGCAGCCACAGTAGTTTTGCCGTGCACGTCCCCGTGGCCGCAGTCGTGATTCTGTTAGCCGTCTGGCTGCAGTTGGAAGCTTGGCGTTGGGCCGCGCTGTTGATCTGCATCGGCATGGTGTTGGCGTTGGAGCTGATCAACACCGCCATTGAAATGTTGGTGCACGTGCTGCACCCGGGACGCGATCCCCGCATCGGCCGCGTGCTGGATTTGGCCGCGGCGGCGGTCTTGGTAGCCGCCATCACCGCCGCCATCGTCGGCTTGATCGTGCTGCTCCCACCGCTGTGGGAAAAGGTACAGCCGTAG